In one window of Nicotiana tabacum cultivar K326 chromosome 12, ASM71507v2, whole genome shotgun sequence DNA:
- the LOC107801209 gene encoding putative complex I intermediate-associated protein 30, translating into MSRFRSLLQASLNATRRALTWNIEDLVPPSERYIFNFNSKDELKKWHLYSDSEYGGLSSAALEIKDTGNGSTNVGVFSGNLSLDVMEGSKWNMTRSGFCGMRSKKFDGFIDLDGYDTIALKLKGDGRCYISTIYTENWVNTPGQDEDNSWQAFVFVPKENWYIAKIPLTRYVPTWRGNMINAKLEMNPARILGMSLSVNAEGGVPGAKSGPGDFQVEVDWIKALRMQ; encoded by the exons ATGTCAAGGTTTCGCTCGCTATTGCAAGCATCGCTGAATGCTACTAGAAGAG CACTCACATGGAACATTGAAGACCTAGTTCCACCAAGTGAAAGATACATTTTCAACTTTAATTCAAAGGATGAGCTCAAGAAATGGCATTTATACTCAGATTCAGAATATGGAG GTCTATCCTCAGCAGCTTTGGAGATTAAGGATACTGGAAATGGATCAACAAATGTTG GTGTTTTCTCCGGAAACCTCTCTTTGGATGTTATGGAAGGATCAAAGTGGAATATGACTCGAAGTGGCTTTTGTGGAATGCGGTCTAAAAAG TTTGATGGCTTCATCGATTTGGATGGATATGACACGATAGCGCTTAAACTTAAAGGAGATGGAAGATGTTATATTTCTACT ATATACACAGAGAATTGGGTCAATACTCCTGGACAAGATGAAGATAATTCATGGCAAGCATTCGTTTTTGTGCCAAAAGAAAACTGGTATATTGCAAAA ATCCCGCTTACTCGTTATGTACCTACTTGGAGAGGGAACATGATAAATGCAAAGTTGGAGATGAATCCAGCTCGAATTCTTGGCATGTCTCTATCTGTCAACGCAGAAGGTGGAGTTCCAGGTGCCAAGTCTGGGCCTGGTGATTTCCAAGTGGAAGTTGATTGGATTAAAGCCTTGCGGATGCAGTAA